The Acidobacteriota bacterium genome includes the window AGATGGACCGCGGCACGGGTGGCCTAGAGACTCGCCTGGTCCAGTTGGGGGAGCGCCCGGCGGCAGACGCTCAACGTCCCTCGCGGTTGGTGGAAACGTTTCAGCAAACGGACCGTGTGCTGGGCATCCAAAGCCAGTTGCATTGTTCCTCCACTGACGCGAATTGGCCGCTCTCACTCGGTATTGACGCGGTGTCCGTAGGTGGCGGCGGCTCCGGCGGTGGCGCGCACACACTGGAAGAGTGGTTTGATCCCAAGGGCCGCGAACTGGGCATCAAGCGCGTGCTGATCACGTTGCTTGCTCTCGCGGGCGCTCAGATTTTTAAGTAGATGCGCGGGACGGTTCACCCGGTTGACATCAATTGATGAGGAAGCATGACATGCCGTTAACACAGGATGAAGTCACGCGGCTTGCCGCGCAGTTCGAGGGACAGACTGCCGCGGATGTGCTGCGCTGGGCGCTCGAAAAGTTCCATCCGCGCCTTGCTCTCTCCAACAGCTTGCAGACCGAAGACATGGTGGTGCAGGACATCGCCTGGCGGATTGAGAAGGGGCTGAAGGTTTTTACGCTCGACACCGGACGCGTTCACCAGGAAACTTACGACATGATCGATCGCGTGCGCGATCAATACGGCATCCGCATGGATGTGTTGTTCCCCGATGCGACAGAAGTGCAGGGGATGGTGGACGCCAAGGGAATGAATCTGTTCTACGAATCGTTGGAGAATCGGCATGAGTGCTGCGGCATCCGCAAGGTGAAGCCGCTGGGGAAGAAGCTGGCCACGCTCGATGCCTGGATCACAGGTCTGCGTCGCGATCAATGGGCCTCGCGCGGCAATGTGCAGAAGATCGAGATCGACGCGGCCAACGGCGGGATCATCAAGCTGAATCCCATCGCCGATTGGACGCGGGAGATGCTGGATGAATACGTGGCCAAGAATCGTGTGCCGCGCCACGCTCTCTACTCGAAGGGCTTCACGAGTATCGGATGCCTGCCCTGCACGCGCGCAACCCAGCCGGGCGAGAATCCGCGCGCGGGCCGTTGGTGGTGGGAAGACGATGGCAAGAAGGAATGCGGCCTGCACGTAGCGGAGAAGTAGGGCCGGCAGAGGAGCGAAATCTGCTTTTGCACGGGTAGCCACGGTGAGTGATTTTCTCGCCGTGGGCCTTCCTACGGCAACCAAGCTCACGGCGAGAAAATCACTCACCGTGGCTACCTACCCAATTTCTTGGCGATGTCAGTGATGATCTGCTTGCCGTGGAAGCGTCCGTTTTCGATGAAGACTTCGTTGGTGTCGAGGCCGGCGATGATGACTCCAGCCAGATAAAGTCCCGGAATGTTGCTCTCTAATGTAGTTGGGTTGCAGTAGGGACGCATGCGCCGCGGCTCGATGGTGACGCCCATCTGCCGCAGGAACGTCGTGTCGGGCTGGTAGCCGATCAGCGCCAGTACAAAATCATTCTTGAGAGCCTGCATCCCGGTTGAGCCGGAGCCCGGCTTGGCATCAGCGTGAACCGGGGCGACGACAATCGAGTCCGGGCGAATCTCCACCACCTTGGTGTCGAACAGCGCTTTGATCTCCCCATTCTTGATGCGGTTCTCGATGTTCGGCTTAATCCAGTATTTAATTTTGTCGGAGAGCTGCGAACTGCGGTGGATCATGGTTACCCGCGCCCCGTGGCGATGCAACTCCAGCGCGGCGATGGCCGCCGAGTTGCGCGCGCCGATCACCGCGACATCACAGTTGTAGTAAGGGTGCGCCTCGCGGTAGTAGTGCGAAACCTTGGGCAGTTCCTCGCCGGGAACGCCGAGCAGATTGGGAATGTCGTAATAGCCCGTGGCCAGGATGATCTTGCGCGCTTCGTAGCGACCAACACTCGCATCCTGCCGCTGGGTCCGCACATGGAATTGCCCGTCCGCGCCGGATATCTCGGCGACCGCTTCATACTGATTGATCTGAATCTGATAGCGCTGCGCCGCGAGCCGGTAATACTTCAACGCCTCGATGCGCGTGGGCTTCTCGCGCAGGCTGACCATGGGCAGGTCGCCGATTTCCAGCAGGTCCGGCGTGGTGAAGAAAGTCATGTCGGTTGGATAGTTATAGAGCGAATTGACCACGCAACCCTTATCAATGACCAGCGCGCTGAGTCCGGCGCGCCCAGCCTCAATGGCACAGGCCAGTCCCGTCGGTCCCGCCCCCACCACGATGATGTCGTAACATTCCATAGCCCGCGAACCCCCCGCTCGCCTGACATGTTAGCGGTTAAAACGGAACACTGTAAAGGCGGCGCTTAAGTGGAGGAATCCCAAAAACACAACGGCGCTCCGGAGAGTTGCTCCGAAGCGCCGCTGTGGTTAATGGTTGGTCAGTGAACTACTGGACGTTGAATGTCACGATGTTGCTCACCGGGCCTTGCAGACCGTTGGCAGTGGACCGCGCGGTAACCGAGTAGCTGCCCACGGGATCCTTTGGCGACAGCTTGTAACTCGTGGACGCTATTCCGTTCGCGCCGGCGATTGCGGTTTTGGTAGTTGTGCCGTTCGGTTTGACGATGGTGAACACCACGGAGCTGCCGCCAATGGATGCTAAGGCCGACATCGGGACATTCGCGCGTTTGGCGAAGGGACCGCCGATGGGATTCATCGTCGTGGTGGGTGCAACGGGCGGAACTGTTACGTTGGCAGTGGCTGTTGCGGTCGCCGTGTTTGCCCCGCGAGTGCCGGTAGCGTTGACCGTGTTGCTGCCTGCCCCGGTGCCAGCCGGGATGGTCTTGGTCATGGTGGTGTTATTGGTGATGCCCGGAAGGATGTTGAGCGTGTTGGAACCAAAACTGGTGTTCCAACCCACGGGCAGCCCAGTGGTCAGCACAAAGTCGCTGGCTGTGCAGCCGGTCGAGTCATTGTTGGTAACGTTGACGGTGTAGTTCAGCGCTGCGCCCGCTACGCCGCTTAGGCTGGACGGAGTGATGCTCACCGTCGGATTGGCGGTTACGCAAGGTACTGCGCCATAGTTTACGGTAACATTCAGTGCGGACGACGGAGCCGCGCCGGTGAGGCTGTCCACGCTGAAGGTGAGGTTGGTGTAGGGATCGACGTAGAAGCCAGTGCCCGGCAGCTTGGCGGCATCGGAGAAGT containing:
- a CDS encoding phosphoadenylyl-sulfate reductase, which encodes MPLTQDEVTRLAAQFEGQTAADVLRWALEKFHPRLALSNSLQTEDMVVQDIAWRIEKGLKVFTLDTGRVHQETYDMIDRVRDQYGIRMDVLFPDATEVQGMVDAKGMNLFYESLENRHECCGIRKVKPLGKKLATLDAWITGLRRDQWASRGNVQKIEIDAANGGIIKLNPIADWTREMLDEYVAKNRVPRHALYSKGFTSIGCLPCTRATQPGENPRAGRWWWEDDGKKECGLHVAEK
- the ypdA gene encoding YpdA family putative bacillithiol disulfide reductase yields the protein MECYDIIVVGAGPTGLACAIEAGRAGLSALVIDKGCVVNSLYNYPTDMTFFTTPDLLEIGDLPMVSLREKPTRIEALKYYRLAAQRYQIQINQYEAVAEISGADGQFHVRTQRQDASVGRYEARKIILATGYYDIPNLLGVPGEELPKVSHYYREAHPYYNCDVAVIGARNSAAIAALELHRHGARVTMIHRSSQLSDKIKYWIKPNIENRIKNGEIKALFDTKVVEIRPDSIVVAPVHADAKPGSGSTGMQALKNDFVLALIGYQPDTTFLRQMGVTIEPRRMRPYCNPTTLESNIPGLYLAGVIIAGLDTNEVFIENGRFHGKQIITDIAKKLGR